A DNA window from Zingiber officinale cultivar Zhangliang chromosome 3A, Zo_v1.1, whole genome shotgun sequence contains the following coding sequences:
- the LOC122050803 gene encoding uncharacterized protein LOC122050803, whose translation MALQRTSEWRRRLRWTRDGCPTTRVRWHVAAICEQAGRVGRRPLVALLHVAGERNRGRLVVLSREPVEGRVCECRHHQRYCLRGHQRPGHRSTHHESLRPRQRDRDAIAPGGGRQLGHGWREEGGRDGEDLEAASQSDHGRCGGHASVGLTEGDVGDGAGAGENAEAEVTTAGEHGQRVSDVVAGGDLEQVRAHGGGGLGFARDDDGQLGLVLGPRGPSPRPLRRLNSRLTSYPPFGLHVGIRSLRLAAAPAAVHVFAGTPLYLLLLEIMVLKGSVLHAASKLQKLLRLRTYRTEYCSVEGKAMRLEQKKVELNGHSQSVGEEEDRKRKRKRKRGIAHDSFQEERDKDDPGLSGVRGRKSGLINELLAHLNLMKALLLPLCTTKKIKMTQYCLTRALFTWADSKFRNTQMQGGRGL comes from the exons ATGGCACTCCAGCGAA CATCAGAATGGAGGAGGAGGTTGCGGTGGACGAGAGATGGGTGCCCAACAACCCGAGTCCGATGGCACGTGGCTGCCATATGTGAACAGGCCGGTCGAGTCGGCCGCCGGCCCTTGGTCGCGCTCCTGCATGTTGCCGGAGAACGGAACAGAGGCCGGCTCGTCGTCCTCAGCCGGGAGCCGGTGGAAGGTCGGGTTTGTGAATGCCGCCACCACCAGCGCTACTGTCTCCGCGGCCACCAGCGGCCCGGCCACCGTTCCACCCACCACGAGTCCCTGCGGCCCCGCCAGAGAGATCGAGATGCTATAGCCCCCGGCGGCGGACGACAGCTTGGCCATGGCTGGCGGGAGGAAGGTGGCCGAGACGGAGAGGATCTCGAAGCGGCCTCGCAAAGTGATCATGGCCGGTGCGGCGGCCATGCCTCCGTGGGGCTGACGGAGGGAGACGTTGGCGACGGCGCCGGTGCCGGAGAGAACGCAGAAGCCGAGGTTACGACGGCGGGAGAACACGGCCAGCGAGTCAGCGATGTCGTGGCCGGAGGAGATCTCGAGCAAGTGCGGGCGCATGGCGGCGGAGGGCTCGGCTTCGCGCGTGATGACGACGGGCAGCTTGGGCTTGTTCTTGGACCCCGGGGGCCGTCCCCGCGGCCGCTTCGCCGCCTCAATAGTCGACTCACCTCCTACCCTCCCTTTGGGCTCCACGTCGGGATTCGGTCTCTTCGCCTCGCCGCTGCTCCGGCTGCTGTCCACGTCTTCGCAGGGACTCCCCTGTACTTGTTGCTGTTGGAGATAATGGTGCTGAAGGGATCTGTCCTTCATGCCGCGAGCAAACTGCAGAAGTTGTTGAGACTTAGAACGTATAGAACAGAGTACTGCTCAGTTGAGGGAAAGGCTATGAGGCTGGAGCAAAAGAAGGTCGAGTTAAATGGGCACTCGCAGAGCGTTGGGGAAGAA GAAGATAGAAAGAGAAAGcgaaagagaaagagaggaatcGCACATGACAGCTTCCAGGAGGAGAGGGATAAAGATGACCCTGGACTCTCTGGAGTGAGAGGGAGAAAGAGCGGTTTAATCAATGAACTCCTCGCTCACCTTAATTTAATGAAAGCTCTTCTTCTTCCACTGTGCACGACAAAAAAGATAAAGATGACCCAATATTGCTTGACTCGCGCTTTGTTTACATGGGCAGACAGCAAGTTCCGGAATACACAAATGCAAGGTGGGAGAGGCCTTTAG
- the LOC122052940 gene encoding protein ANTAGONIST OF LIKE HETEROCHROMATIN PROTEIN 1-like, producing MDDLSSLLMLSNLLHLQTYLDPTTSSPPSPSSLPSTSSAAAPLLFFAIASVLSYASSSLRDRRPRRRRRCHSSSSLSPPPRPSRSLASASSAFFLSPDRALSMDPSSRDTRFRSLYGISYPIFETLLKSLRHLDAASLPSSLPLDRALSISLSRLSRGLSSRSLARSLGVSPSIVSRCTHALTRLLSTRLYPHYVTLPTTPDHLLSTIQFFKDLTGLPNLAAAIASSPVRLRPSSPSDSAAEYGADLLRSTSRSFPSILLQAVSDHRKIFLDACVRAPGSSDPASHFRESSLYHRLLDEDNPLPFRDNIITVHGQRARSYLIGDSSYPLLPFLLTPFSTPASSVSSASTSGAYAREMFDSALAKGRAASVEAAIALLKGRWKILRNLNVGLDHAAQTVVACVVLHNMCQFAKEPEDEGRYMWRDPPESSQSASLVDSERSLSYLGKTLRQALADDLYERQHKHSSGAR from the coding sequence ATGGACGATCTGTCTTCGTTGTTGATGCTTTCCAACCTCCTCCACCTCCAAACCTACCTCGATCCCACCACCTCCTCCCCCCCTTCGCCCTCTTCCTTACCCTCCACCTCCTCTGCCGctgctcctctcctcttcttcgccATCGCCTCCGTCCTCTCCTACGCCTCCTCCTCCCTCCGTGATCGCCGCCCTCGCCGTCGCCGCCGCTGCCACAGCTCCTCCTCCCTTTCACCGCCGCCCCGCCCTTCCCGCTCTCTCGCCTCCGCCTCCTCAGCCTTCTTCCTTTCCCCCGATCGCGCTCTCTCCATGGATCCGTCTTCCCGTGACACCCGCTTCCGATCCTTGTACGGGATCTCCTACCCCATCTTCGAAACCCTCCTCAAGAGCCTCCGCCACCTTGACGCCGCTTCGCTCCCCTCTTCTCTCCCACTCGACCGCGCTCTCTCCATCTCCCTCTCTCGCCTCTCCCGAGGCCTCTCCTCACGCTCCCTAGCCAGATCCCTCGGCGTTTCCCCCAGCATCGTCTCCCGCTGCACTCACGCCCTCACCCGCCTTCTCTCCACACGTCTATACCCCCACTACGTCACCCTTCCGACCACCCCCGACCACCTCCTCTCCACCATTCAGTTCTTCAAGGATCTCACTGGCCTGCCTAACCTTGCCGCCGCCATCGCATCCTCACCCGTCCGCCTCCGCCCCTCGTCACCTTCCGATTCGGCTGCCGAGTATGGTGCCGATCTCCTCCGATCGACGAGTCGTTCCTTCCCCTCCATCCTCCTCCAGGCCGTTTCCGACCACCGCAAGATCTTCTTGGACGCCTGTGTTCGGGCACCCGGATCCTCGGATCCCGCCTCCCACTTCCGCGAGAGCAGCCTGTACCACCGCCTCCTCGACGAGGACAACCCCCTCCCCTTTCGGGACAATATCATCACCGTCCACGGTCAACGTGCCCGCTCTTACCTCATTGGTGACTCGTCCTACCCGCTCCTACCCTTCCTACTCACCCCCTTTTCTACGCCGGCTTCTTCAGTGTCATCGGCCAGTACTTCAGGTGCATACGCACGAGAGATGTTTGATTCTGCCCTTGCTAAAGGTAGGGCGGCGTCGGTGGAGGCAGCGATTGCATTGCTGAAGGGAAGATGGAAGATTCTCCGGAATCTCAATGTGGGGCTTGATCATGCTGCTCAAACGGTTGTTGCGTGTGTGGTTCTCCACAACATGTGTCAGTTCGCAAAGGAGCCAGAGGATGAGGGGAGGTACATGTGGCGGGATCCGCCAGAGAGTTCACAATCGGCTAGCCTGGTGGATAGCGAGAGATCTCTATCCTACTTGGGTAAGACCCTACGGCAGGCGTTGGCGGATGATCTCTATGAGCGACAGCATAAGCATAGCTCAGGAGCAAGATGA